Proteins encoded by one window of Nocardia goodfellowii:
- a CDS encoding SMI1/KNR4 family protein, protein MGAAVGREAWQELIGRMVVQKRRLVEFREYESDTRPNPGATEERLLAAEQRLGRRLDPQYRELLTVADGWEYFDLSYSLLGTEDIGAGGRWASGLMQADIWFDDEEWAEEVGAPNDPAQYQLVVENDIGYAGNIFLFAGSATRLATGSAVPLPPEMTYPDLYSFFSAELDSMIAEADQATLGEYSEPWWGRNLRTHPPSLAEIVAKIAELHALGRPDTPSPLRPGATEYELALLHRNLGGCLHPEHRELLSVSNGLRTPYHGVGDILSTAEILDGARWRDMLARKQIEDDRCYHDQVLYRRDSDLPDPEPLAPVAERIGYIPAVPFAISGTDPQGVDTRDGHVRDLLMDATVARGAHRTSAGTVRAHLLHACWRIWWEIGCPSGARGR, encoded by the coding sequence ATGGGTGCGGCCGTGGGACGGGAGGCATGGCAGGAGCTGATCGGCCGCATGGTGGTGCAGAAGCGGCGGCTGGTCGAGTTCCGGGAGTACGAATCCGATACCCGGCCGAATCCGGGAGCGACCGAAGAGCGTCTGCTCGCCGCCGAACAACGGCTGGGGCGGCGGCTGGATCCGCAATACCGGGAACTGCTGACGGTCGCCGACGGGTGGGAGTACTTCGATCTGTCCTATTCACTGCTCGGTACCGAGGACATCGGCGCGGGTGGGCGCTGGGCGTCGGGCTTGATGCAGGCCGATATCTGGTTCGACGACGAGGAGTGGGCCGAGGAGGTCGGCGCGCCCAACGACCCCGCGCAGTACCAGCTGGTGGTCGAGAACGACATCGGGTATGCCGGAAACATCTTCCTGTTCGCCGGCTCAGCGACCCGTTTGGCAACCGGTTCGGCGGTGCCGCTGCCGCCCGAGATGACCTACCCGGATCTCTACAGCTTCTTCAGCGCCGAACTCGACAGCATGATCGCCGAGGCCGATCAGGCAACCCTGGGCGAATACTCCGAGCCGTGGTGGGGCCGCAATCTGCGCACCCATCCGCCGTCGCTGGCCGAGATCGTCGCCAAGATCGCCGAACTGCACGCCCTCGGCCGCCCGGATACGCCGTCGCCGCTACGCCCGGGCGCCACCGAGTACGAACTGGCCCTGCTGCACCGAAATCTGGGCGGGTGCCTGCACCCGGAACATCGCGAGCTCCTATCGGTCTCCAACGGCCTGCGCACCCCCTATCACGGTGTCGGTGACATTCTGTCGACGGCGGAGATCCTGGACGGCGCCCGCTGGCGAGACATGCTGGCGCGCAAGCAGATCGAAGATGATCGCTGCTATCACGACCAGGTCCTCTATCGCCGCGATTCCGACCTGCCCGATCCCGAACCCCTCGCCCCCGTCGCCGAACGCATCGGCTACATTCCCGCGGTCCCCTTCGCCATCTCCGGCACCGATCCGCAGGGCGTCGATACCCGCGACGGCCACGTCCGGGACCTGCTCATGGACGCGACCGTCGCCCGCGGCGCGCACCGCACCTCCGCCGGCACCGTCCGGGCCCATCTGCTGCACGCCTGCTGGCGGATCTGGTGGGAAATCGGCTGCCCGAGCGGCGCACGCGGACGGTGA
- a CDS encoding HD domain-containing protein, with product MSTALETLVLPSTPLADKTHRLMVEALEPHLANHSIRGFLFARAHAEAQGLRPDQDYNAENLFLICALHDIGLAEAADGNQQFEIDGADFAARFLEDNGVTDERVDIIWDGIAVHTNNFTDSPVYRRRRPAEIWLATHGIGIDIGGGPGDLPPGYADLVHRAYPRLGGTPALTRTVELQALANPLKAPPCTLAGELVHQRHPELPYATLEMLFSHNGWDD from the coding sequence ATGTCCACCGCTCTCGAAACCCTGGTGCTGCCGTCCACGCCGCTCGCCGACAAGACCCATCGGCTGATGGTCGAAGCACTGGAACCGCACCTGGCCAATCACAGTATTCGCGGGTTCCTCTTCGCCCGGGCCCATGCCGAGGCCCAGGGGCTGCGGCCGGACCAGGACTACAACGCGGAGAACCTGTTCCTCATCTGCGCCCTGCACGACATCGGACTCGCCGAAGCAGCCGACGGCAACCAGCAATTCGAGATCGACGGCGCCGATTTCGCGGCTCGCTTCCTCGAAGACAACGGCGTCACCGACGAACGCGTCGACATCATCTGGGACGGGATCGCCGTGCATACGAACAACTTCACCGACTCACCGGTCTATCGGCGGCGCCGGCCCGCCGAGATCTGGCTGGCCACGCACGGCATCGGCATCGATATCGGGGGCGGTCCCGGCGATCTGCCACCGGGCTACGCCGATCTCGTCCATCGCGCCTACCCCCGGCTCGGCGGTACACCCGCGCTCACCCGGACGGTCGAGCTACAGGCTCTGGCCAATCCGTTGAAGGCCCCGCCGTGCACCCTGGCCGGGGAACTTGTGCACCAACGCCATCCGGAGCTGCCGTACGCGACGCTGGAGATGCTGTTCAGCCACAACGGCTGGGACGACTGA
- a CDS encoding MBL fold metallo-hydrolase: MWKICRTCAVEHEAAAQLCRICADERQWMPADGQHWVTLEALAAQGHTVALRELEPDLFGLTVEPQFGIGQESHLVRTPAGNVLWDVTGYVDPDAARLVLELGEVVAIVPSHPHHYGVQVEWSRALGGVPVLVAEPDLEWVARPDKAIRPWSGQVDLLPGVTLRQLGGHFPGSAVLHWAAGAAGRGVLFSADTVQANPDRESVAFMRSYPNRIPLSPGVVERVTKAVEEFEFDRLYDNFGKTIDGDARATVRRSAERYIAWVRGDFDHLT; encoded by the coding sequence AACGGCAGTGGATGCCCGCCGACGGCCAGCACTGGGTCACCCTCGAAGCGCTTGCGGCGCAAGGCCATACGGTCGCCCTGCGGGAGCTGGAACCGGACCTGTTCGGCTTGACGGTAGAACCACAGTTCGGCATCGGGCAGGAATCGCATCTCGTGCGCACCCCCGCGGGCAACGTGCTGTGGGATGTCACCGGATATGTCGATCCCGACGCCGCCCGGCTGGTCCTCGAGCTCGGCGAGGTCGTCGCCATCGTGCCGAGTCATCCGCACCACTACGGCGTGCAGGTCGAATGGAGTCGCGCCCTCGGCGGGGTTCCGGTGCTGGTCGCCGAGCCGGATCTGGAGTGGGTCGCCCGCCCGGACAAGGCGATCCGGCCCTGGTCCGGGCAGGTCGACCTGCTCCCGGGGGTTACCCTGCGCCAGCTCGGCGGACACTTCCCGGGCAGCGCGGTCCTGCACTGGGCCGCGGGCGCGGCGGGCCGGGGCGTGCTGTTCAGCGCCGACACCGTCCAGGCCAATCCGGACCGCGAGTCGGTCGCCTTCATGCGCAGCTACCCCAACCGCATCCCGCTCTCCCCCGGCGTCGTCGAACGCGTCACCAAGGCGGTCGAGGAATTCGAATTCGACCGCCTCTACGACAATTTCGGCAAAACGATCGACGGCGACGCCCGCGCCACCGTGCGCCGCTCAGCCGAACGCTACATCGCCTGGGTACGCGGCGATTTCGACCATCTGACCTGA
- a CDS encoding bifunctional o-acetylhomoserine/o-acetylserine sulfhydrylase produces MTEPTPANDPTADWSFETKQIHVGQVPDTGTQARALPIYQTTSYTFRDTAHAAALFGLAEPGNIYTRIGNPTQDVVEQRIAALEGGVAALLLASGQAAETLAILNIAGSGDHIVSSPRLYGGTYNLFHYTLPKLGIEVSFVEDPDDLAQWRAAVRPNTKAFYGETVSNPQNHIFDIPGVAEVAHAAGLPLIVDNTVATPYLIQPLAHGADIVVHSATKYLGGHGTAIAGVIVDGGTFDWTVREGDSPRFPGFVEPDPSYHGVVYAELGPPAYALKARVQLLRDLGAAVAPFNAFLISQGLETLSLRVERHVSNAQAVAEFLRDRPEVTSVSYAGLPTSPWYERGKQLAPRGTGAVIAFELAGGIDAGKKFVDALTLHSHVANIGDVRSLVIHPASTTHSQLTPDQQLTSGVTPGLVRLAVGLEGIDDILADLRAGFEAAH; encoded by the coding sequence ATGACCGAACCGACCCCCGCGAACGATCCCACGGCCGACTGGAGCTTCGAGACCAAGCAGATCCACGTCGGTCAGGTCCCCGATACCGGCACGCAGGCGCGTGCGCTGCCCATCTATCAGACCACCTCCTACACCTTCCGCGACACCGCGCACGCGGCGGCGCTGTTCGGTCTGGCCGAGCCGGGCAATATCTACACCAGGATCGGGAACCCGACACAGGACGTGGTCGAGCAGCGGATCGCCGCGCTGGAGGGCGGCGTCGCGGCGTTGCTGCTGGCCTCGGGCCAGGCGGCGGAGACCCTCGCGATCCTGAACATCGCCGGGTCGGGCGATCACATCGTGTCCAGCCCGCGCCTCTACGGCGGTACCTACAACCTCTTCCACTACACGCTGCCCAAGCTGGGCATCGAGGTGTCCTTCGTCGAGGACCCAGACGATCTGGCGCAGTGGCGTGCGGCGGTCCGGCCGAACACCAAGGCGTTCTACGGCGAGACGGTGTCGAATCCGCAGAACCATATCTTCGACATTCCGGGTGTCGCGGAGGTCGCGCACGCCGCCGGGCTGCCGCTCATCGTCGACAACACCGTCGCCACACCGTATTTGATCCAGCCCCTCGCGCACGGGGCCGACATCGTCGTGCATTCGGCGACGAAGTACCTCGGCGGGCACGGCACGGCGATCGCGGGCGTCATCGTCGACGGCGGCACCTTCGATTGGACTGTGCGCGAAGGCGATTCGCCGCGTTTCCCGGGGTTCGTCGAGCCGGACCCGAGCTATCACGGCGTCGTGTACGCCGAGTTGGGCCCGCCGGCCTACGCGTTGAAAGCGCGCGTACAACTGCTGCGGGATCTGGGCGCGGCCGTCGCGCCGTTCAACGCCTTCCTCATCAGCCAGGGCCTGGAGACGCTGAGCTTGCGGGTGGAGCGTCATGTGAGCAACGCGCAGGCGGTCGCGGAATTCCTGCGCGACCGCCCGGAGGTCACGTCGGTCTCCTACGCGGGTCTGCCCACCTCGCCGTGGTACGAGCGCGGAAAGCAGTTGGCGCCCAGGGGCACCGGCGCGGTCATCGCCTTCGAACTGGCGGGCGGCATTGACGCGGGCAAGAAGTTCGTGGACGCTCTCACCCTGCACAGTCACGTCGCCAACATCGGTGATGTCCGCTCCCTGGTCATCCACCCGGCCTCCACCACCCACTCCCAGCTGACCCCGGACCAGCAGCTCACCTCCGGGGTCACGCCGGGCCTGGTGCGCCTCGCGGTCGGCCTCGAGGGCATCGACGACATTCTCGCGGACCTGCGCGCGGGATTCGAGGCGGCGCACTAA
- a CDS encoding helix-turn-helix transcriptional regulator: MTETLASLRPRDDDAVRGELRRIMRELAVPVVFGGVVQAGDVLKLSEFVGTRTRGLHGLLLPPASGLGGRVVALGRPAGVADYANARSISHDYDRVVVGEGIRSVVAVPVLVAGQARAVLYAAGRAEPVGDRATDVVSRSAARLAMEFAIRDEVDRRLRMTRAAAVAAATSDPARVEGIRGIHAELRGIAGTVGDLALQAALAALSERLAALVSGDDAPDTEVSLSPREVDVLAQVALGCSNIEAAERLSLRMDTVKSYLRSAMRKLGAGTRHEAVVQARRLRLLP, from the coding sequence ATGACCGAAACACTGGCTTCGCTGCGCCCTCGCGACGACGACGCGGTGCGCGGCGAGCTGCGGCGGATCATGCGGGAACTCGCGGTTCCAGTGGTGTTCGGCGGCGTCGTGCAGGCCGGGGACGTGCTGAAATTGTCGGAGTTCGTCGGCACTCGGACGCGCGGGTTGCACGGCTTGCTGTTGCCGCCGGCCAGCGGGCTGGGCGGCCGGGTGGTCGCGCTGGGACGTCCGGCCGGCGTCGCGGACTACGCGAACGCCCGCTCGATCAGTCACGACTACGACCGCGTCGTGGTCGGCGAGGGGATCCGGTCGGTGGTGGCGGTTCCGGTGCTCGTGGCCGGGCAGGCTCGGGCGGTGCTGTACGCCGCGGGCCGGGCGGAACCGGTCGGCGATCGGGCCACCGATGTGGTGAGCCGGTCGGCGGCCCGGCTGGCGATGGAGTTCGCGATCCGGGACGAGGTGGACCGGCGGCTGCGGATGACGCGCGCCGCGGCCGTCGCGGCGGCCACCAGCGATCCGGCTCGGGTCGAGGGGATCCGCGGTATCCACGCCGAGCTACGCGGGATCGCCGGTACGGTCGGCGACCTCGCGCTCCAGGCCGCGCTGGCCGCGTTGTCCGAACGGCTCGCCGCGCTGGTCTCCGGCGACGACGCCCCCGACACCGAGGTGTCGCTGTCCCCGCGGGAAGTGGACGTCTTGGCCCAGGTGGCGCTCGGATGCTCCAATATCGAAGCGGCCGAGCGGCTTTCGCTCCGCATGGACACGGTGAAGAGTTATCTGCGCAGCGCTATGCGCAAACTCGGAGCCGGAACGCGGCACGAAGCCGTGGTGCAAGCGCGCCGATTGCGGCTGCTGCCCTAG
- a CDS encoding EamA family transporter has translation MATMTHDRNVQRLRTGLIIAVASATSFGLSGSLARGLLDAGWSAAAAVAVRVLVAAAVLLPIAVVQLRGDWQLLRRNAALITAYGLLAVAGTQLAYFNAVRYMEVGVALLIEYTAPIPVVAWLWLRHRERPGAGTVVGGLIGLTGLVLVIDLRSGLAASWIGIAWALAAMIGAAAYFVLSAHGDGTLPGTVLAAGGLLVGGLVLLVAGAFGIVPLHFGTAPVVFRDFTVSWWVPVLTLGVVTAAFAYVSGIAATRLLGSRLASFVALFEVLAALSFAWLLLGEAPRLIQLLGGALILIGVVVVRRGELGTADQRAAQPEISAAAAGTAEPSR, from the coding sequence ATGGCGACGATGACTCATGACAGAAATGTTCAGCGGTTGCGCACCGGGCTGATCATCGCGGTGGCCTCCGCGACGTCGTTCGGCCTGTCGGGCTCGCTGGCTCGCGGTTTGCTGGACGCGGGCTGGAGCGCCGCCGCCGCGGTCGCCGTCCGCGTGCTGGTGGCCGCCGCCGTCCTGCTGCCGATCGCGGTGGTTCAGCTGCGCGGCGACTGGCAGTTGCTGCGCCGCAACGCCGCGCTGATCACCGCCTATGGACTCCTCGCCGTCGCGGGCACGCAACTCGCGTATTTCAACGCCGTCCGGTACATGGAGGTCGGCGTGGCGTTGCTGATCGAATACACCGCGCCGATTCCGGTCGTCGCCTGGCTGTGGCTGCGGCACCGCGAACGCCCCGGTGCGGGCACGGTCGTGGGCGGACTGATCGGGCTCACCGGCCTGGTGCTCGTCATCGACCTGCGCTCGGGTCTGGCCGCCAGCTGGATCGGGATCGCCTGGGCGCTGGCCGCGATGATCGGCGCGGCAGCCTATTTCGTGCTCTCGGCGCACGGCGACGGCACCTTGCCCGGCACCGTCCTGGCCGCGGGCGGGCTGCTCGTCGGCGGGCTCGTCTTGCTGGTAGCGGGTGCGTTCGGCATCGTCCCCCTGCATTTCGGCACCGCTCCCGTGGTGTTCCGGGACTTCACGGTCAGCTGGTGGGTTCCGGTGCTCACCCTCGGTGTGGTCACCGCGGCTTTCGCCTATGTCTCCGGCATCGCCGCCACCCGCCTGCTCGGCTCCCGGCTGGCCTCCTTCGTCGCCCTCTTCGAAGTCCTTGCCGCCCTGAGCTTCGCCTGGCTGCTGCTCGGCGAGGCGCCGCGGCTGATCCAATTGCTCGGCGGCGCACTGATTCTCATCGGCGTCGTGGTGGTCCGCCGCGGTGAACTCGGCACGGCGGACCAGCGTGCGGCGCAGCCCGAGATCAGCGCTGCCGCAGCAGGAACCGCTGAACCTTCCCGCTAG
- a CDS encoding AMP-binding protein, whose amino-acid sequence MTDPAVRVQQLLEEYGTPQACAAELLCDRHPADAVAFTIIETDLTATDLTFGELRERSTRFAAALAGLGVEPGDRVGVLMGKSADLVTVLLGIWRRGAVHVPLFTAFAAPAVAFRLTSSAAKVVVADADQLPKLAPGADLPADPAWRVIVAGTAAGELTVGDLLPRYSADDPRGAAVAVGSDGLLVQLYTSGTTGTPKGVPVPLRALASLQLYQEFGLDVRREDVYWNIADPGWAYGLYYALLTPLVTGMRSLLVHSGFSAPLTWQVLERFGVTNFAAAPTVYRALRADSAAAPTGLTLRRASAAGEPLTPDIPAWSVGTLGLAVRDHYGQTETGMLIANAWQDDVRTETRPGSMGQPLPGFTMAILAEDADRVLGPKEQGRVVVDTLRSPGMWFAGYVDAPEKTASRYAGDGRWYLTGDAGMVDEDGHFYFSARDDDVIIMAGYRIGPFDVESVLVMHDSVIEAAVVGMPDELRGEVIEAFVVLREGAEPGPALETELRQLVKTKFAAHAYPRTVHFVDSLPKTPSGKVQRFLLRQR is encoded by the coding sequence ATGACCGACCCCGCCGTCCGCGTTCAGCAACTGCTCGAGGAGTACGGCACACCGCAGGCGTGCGCCGCCGAGCTGCTGTGTGACCGGCACCCGGCCGACGCCGTCGCCTTTACCATCATCGAAACTGATTTGACCGCAACGGATCTGACGTTCGGTGAACTGCGTGAGCGGTCCACTCGATTCGCGGCGGCGCTGGCCGGTCTCGGTGTCGAGCCGGGCGACCGGGTCGGTGTGCTGATGGGTAAGTCCGCCGATCTGGTGACCGTGCTGCTGGGTATCTGGCGGCGGGGTGCGGTGCATGTGCCGCTGTTCACGGCGTTCGCCGCACCGGCGGTCGCCTTCCGGCTGACCTCGAGTGCGGCGAAAGTCGTTGTCGCCGACGCCGACCAGCTACCCAAGCTGGCCCCCGGCGCGGACTTGCCCGCGGATCCGGCGTGGCGGGTGATCGTGGCGGGAACGGCCGCGGGGGAGCTTACGGTCGGCGACCTGCTGCCGCGGTACTCCGCCGACGACCCGCGGGGCGCGGCGGTGGCGGTGGGGTCGGACGGTCTGCTCGTCCAGCTGTACACCAGCGGCACCACCGGCACACCCAAGGGCGTGCCGGTTCCGTTGCGGGCACTGGCCAGTTTGCAGCTCTACCAAGAGTTCGGACTCGATGTCCGGCGCGAGGACGTGTACTGGAACATCGCCGACCCCGGCTGGGCGTACGGGTTGTATTACGCCCTGCTGACGCCGCTGGTGACCGGAATGCGCAGCCTGCTCGTGCATTCCGGCTTCTCGGCCCCGCTGACCTGGCAGGTGCTGGAGCGCTTCGGCGTCACGAATTTCGCGGCCGCACCCACCGTGTACCGCGCGCTGCGGGCCGACAGTGCCGCCGCCCCCACCGGTTTGACGCTGCGCCGGGCGTCCGCGGCGGGTGAACCGCTCACCCCGGACATCCCGGCCTGGTCGGTCGGGACGCTGGGCCTGGCGGTGCGCGACCACTACGGCCAGACCGAGACCGGCATGCTCATCGCCAATGCCTGGCAGGACGATGTCCGCACCGAGACTCGGCCCGGCTCGATGGGGCAACCGCTACCCGGCTTCACCATGGCGATTCTCGCCGAGGACGCCGATCGCGTGCTCGGCCCGAAGGAGCAGGGTCGCGTGGTGGTCGACACCCTGCGGAGCCCGGGGATGTGGTTCGCCGGTTATGTGGACGCGCCCGAGAAGACCGCGTCCCGCTACGCCGGCGACGGCCGCTGGTACCTCACCGGCGATGCGGGCATGGTCGACGAGGACGGCCACTTCTACTTCTCCGCCCGCGACGACGACGTGATCATCATGGCGGGCTATCGGATCGGCCCGTTCGACGTGGAAAGCGTTCTCGTGATGCATGATTCGGTGATCGAAGCCGCGGTCGTCGGCATGCCGGACGAACTGCGCGGTGAGGTGATCGAAGCGTTCGTGGTGTTGCGGGAGGGGGCCGAACCCGGGCCGGCGCTGGAAACCGAACTGCGGCAGTTGGTGAAGACGAAGTTCGCTGCCCACGCCTATCCCCGCACGGTGCACTTCGTCGACAGCCTGCCCAAGACCCCTAGCGGGAAGGTTCAGCGGTTCCTGCTGCGGCAGCGCTGA
- a CDS encoding CGNR zinc finger domain-containing protein codes for MTFAHDTEASLIAAVELVNTAEEPDTLTEIAHLDRFFVRHGYTGTHARTAAELAEVRALRPSLRRLLTSDRDAAVHLVNETLAEHRALPQLVRHGEVDYHIHAVPPDAPLPVRIAVETAMALIDLIRSDEMSRLSVCADAACAGIVLDLSRNRSRRYCSTACGNRNAVAAYRARKK; via the coding sequence ATGACTTTTGCTCATGACACCGAAGCGTCGCTGATCGCTGCGGTGGAGCTGGTGAACACGGCCGAGGAACCGGATACGCTGACCGAGATCGCCCACCTGGACCGGTTTTTCGTTCGGCACGGGTACACCGGCACGCACGCGCGCACCGCCGCCGAACTCGCCGAGGTCCGTGCTTTGCGACCGTCGCTGCGCCGTCTGCTCACCAGTGACCGGGACGCGGCGGTGCACCTGGTGAACGAGACGCTGGCCGAGCATCGCGCGCTACCCCAGCTGGTCCGGCACGGCGAGGTCGACTATCACATCCACGCCGTGCCCCCTGACGCACCGCTCCCCGTGCGCATCGCCGTGGAGACCGCCATGGCCCTGATCGATCTGATCCGATCCGATGAGATGAGCCGGCTGTCGGTCTGTGCCGACGCCGCCTGTGCCGGCATCGTGCTGGACCTGTCCCGGAATCGGTCCCGCCGCTATTGCAGCACCGCCTGCGGCAACCGCAACGCCGTCGCGGCCTATCGCGCCCGGAAGAAGTAG
- a CDS encoding MarR family winged helix-turn-helix transcriptional regulator has product MTTENARPAPPVTSASIIVLTLARKVETELAAALAPLDLTVGRLGLLGHISGMPGVSFSDLARMSGTSVQSAHNAVKALVSAGLVQDLTARAGSASAIELTPKGKRLLTEARKAVSEVDSRLFGPDSDPILRQVGAAILAVFAES; this is encoded by the coding sequence GTGACCACTGAGAATGCGCGGCCCGCTCCCCCGGTGACCAGCGCGTCGATCATCGTGCTGACGCTGGCACGGAAGGTGGAGACCGAACTCGCGGCAGCGCTGGCGCCCCTGGACCTCACCGTCGGCCGATTGGGCTTGCTCGGCCACATCTCCGGGATGCCGGGTGTGTCGTTCAGTGACCTGGCGCGAATGTCGGGCACGAGTGTGCAGAGTGCGCACAACGCGGTGAAGGCGCTGGTGAGCGCGGGACTGGTGCAGGATCTCACGGCGCGGGCCGGGTCGGCCTCGGCGATCGAACTCACGCCCAAGGGCAAGCGGCTGCTGACCGAAGCCCGGAAGGCGGTCTCGGAGGTGGACTCTCGGTTGTTCGGGCCGGACTCGGATCCGATCCTGCGCCAGGTCGGAGCCGCCATCCTCGCGGTGTTCGCCGAGTCGTGA
- a CDS encoding MFS transporter, whose product MTSLSPPQAPVTVPGTSVRRVAVASCIGTTIEFYDFFIYGTAAALVFPKVFFPALGSTAGTVASFATFAVAFFARPVGAMLFGHFGDRLGRKKTLVSTLLLMGVSTFLIGLLPGAGTLGVAAPIILVLLRFGQGFAVGGEWAGATLLTAEYAPPGKRGLYAMFPQVGPAFAFLLSSATFLVTGAVLGDTNQAFLDWGWRIPFLFSIVLVGIGLYMRLAIEETPVFRANAAAATAPTRLPFLDALRCQTREILLTGGTLAIQFGFFYMGTAFLASYGTKTLGFTRPFVLTVGIASALVFGAAIVVSALYSDRIGRRRVVLYSSGAAVFWALLLFPLLDTRSPVAFAIGIAVTLGIFGLAYGPVGAMLPELFETRFRYTGAGLGYNLGGILGGAIPPLIAAPLASAYGSNAIGVLLAGIGLLSFFCTKALVETKDKAL is encoded by the coding sequence ATGACAAGCCTGTCGCCACCCCAGGCACCGGTGACCGTACCCGGCACGAGTGTGCGCCGGGTGGCTGTCGCGAGTTGTATCGGCACCACCATCGAGTTCTACGACTTCTTCATCTACGGGACCGCCGCCGCCCTGGTCTTCCCGAAGGTGTTCTTCCCGGCACTCGGATCGACCGCGGGCACCGTCGCCTCCTTCGCGACCTTCGCGGTCGCCTTCTTCGCGCGCCCGGTCGGGGCCATGCTGTTCGGGCATTTCGGAGACCGGCTGGGCCGCAAGAAGACCCTCGTCTCGACCCTGTTGCTGATGGGTGTCTCCACCTTCCTGATCGGGTTGCTGCCCGGTGCCGGCACCCTCGGTGTCGCGGCGCCGATCATCTTGGTGCTGTTGCGGTTCGGACAGGGGTTCGCGGTGGGCGGCGAATGGGCTGGTGCCACGCTGCTGACCGCCGAGTACGCACCACCGGGCAAACGAGGTCTCTACGCGATGTTTCCGCAGGTCGGCCCGGCCTTCGCTTTCCTGTTGTCCAGCGCGACCTTCCTCGTCACCGGCGCGGTGCTGGGCGATACGAACCAGGCGTTCCTCGACTGGGGCTGGCGGATCCCGTTCCTGTTCTCCATCGTGCTGGTCGGCATCGGGCTCTACATGCGACTGGCCATCGAGGAGACGCCGGTCTTCCGGGCGAATGCCGCCGCGGCGACAGCGCCCACCCGCCTGCCGTTCCTGGACGCGCTGCGTTGTCAGACCCGGGAGATTCTGCTGACCGGCGGCACGCTGGCCATCCAGTTCGGCTTCTTCTACATGGGTACCGCGTTCCTGGCCAGCTACGGCACCAAGACGCTCGGCTTCACCCGTCCGTTCGTGCTGACGGTGGGCATCGCGTCGGCGCTGGTGTTCGGTGCGGCGATCGTCGTCTCGGCGCTCTATTCCGACCGCATCGGCCGGCGCCGCGTGGTGCTGTACTCCTCGGGCGCGGCGGTCTTCTGGGCGCTGCTGTTGTTCCCGCTGCTCGACACCCGATCGCCGGTGGCCTTCGCGATCGGCATCGCGGTCACGCTGGGCATTTTCGGCCTCGCCTACGGCCCGGTCGGCGCGATGCTGCCGGAGCTGTTCGAGACCCGCTTCCGCTACACCGGAGCCGGGCTCGGCTACAACCTGGGCGGCATTCTTGGTGGCGCCATTCCGCCGCTGATCGCCGCGCCGCTGGCCTCGGCCTACGGCAGCAACGCGATCGGCGTGCTGCTGGCCGGTATCGGGCTGCTGAGCTTCTTTTGCACAAAGGCGTTGGTGGAGACCAAAGACAAGGCACTGTAA